The following coding sequences lie in one Maylandia zebra isolate NMK-2024a linkage group LG14, Mzebra_GT3a, whole genome shotgun sequence genomic window:
- the LOC101472992 gene encoding C5a anaphylatoxin chemotactic receptor 1, with translation MDYGDYNYTFPDDNYTFPDIIESVTPEIQPIQIVALVMYSLVVLLGVPGNAVVVWVTGFCMSRSVTSLWFLNLALADLLCCLSIPLLMVPLVHDDHWHFGPLACMLIRGLFYLVMYCSILQLVVISVDRLLLVIRPIWCQNHRRPKQGAYGCVAVWVLALIGSIPQFVYAKQIVAGDEKRECRMEYTVDSAWPVSAFRFLIGFIIPFLVILVCHLVVFSNTQRRMTRSRTGSKKTLRVVISVVLSFFLCWIPLHIVDFLILTTPRGTYVSPKLHLAHVIALCLAYFNSCLNPLLYVCLGQSFKDSMNRSLRNIFRFMGEEPTTKKSVTNVDTKSTSNGKEMTTI, from the coding sequence ATGGATTACGGTGACTATAATTACACATTTCCTGATGATAATTACACATTTCCTGACATTATTGAGTCTGTGACTCCTGAGATTCAGCCGATCCAGATAGTGGCTCTGGTCATGTACAGCCTTGTGGTCCTGCTGGGTGTGCCTGGAAATGCTGTGGTGGTGTGGGTGACGGGGTTCTGCATGTCCCGCTCTGTCACCTCCCTCTGGTTCCTCAACCTCGCTCTGGCTGATCTTCTGTGCTGCCTCTCCATCCCCTTGCTTATGGTCCCTCTGGTCCATGACGATCACTGGCACTTCGGTCCACTGGCCTGTATGCTCATCAGAGGCCTGTTTTACCTGGTGATGTACTGCAGCATCCTGCAGCTGGTTGTGATCAGCGTGGATCGTTTGTTGCTGGTCATTAGACCCATCTGGTGTCAGAACCACAGGCGACCCAAACAGGGTGCTTATGGATGTGTTGCTGTGTGGGTCCTGGCCCTGATAGGCAGTATCCCACAGTTTGTGTACGCCAAGCAGATTGTGGCAGGTGACGAGAAGAGAGAGTGTAGGATGGAGTACACTGTAGACAGTGCCTGGCCTGTCTCTGCTTTTCGCTTCCTGATTGGATTCATTATTCCTTTCCTGGTTATTCTAGTTTGTCACTTGGTGGTTTTCAGTAACACACAGAGGAGAATGACACGTAGTCGGACTGGATCCAAGAAAACCCTGAGGGTCGTCATCTCTGTGGTGCTGAGCTTCTTCTTGTGCTGGATACCTCTGCACATCGTGGATTTCCTCATACTGACCACCCCTCGGGGTACTTATGTGAGTCCCAAACTTCACCTGGCACACGTTATAGCGCTCTGCCTGGCTTACTTCAACAGCTGCCTCAACCCTCTGCTCTATGTGTGTCTGGGTCAAAGCTTCAAAGACAGCATGAACCGCTCCCTGCGTAACATCTTCCGCTTCATGGGCGAGGAACCGACCACCAAGAAGAGTGTCACTAATGTGGACACCAAGAGCACCAGTAATGGCAAAGAAATGACAACAATATAA